The Prevotella sp. E9-3 genome has a window encoding:
- a CDS encoding DUF4406 domain-containing protein: MKVYISGKIGEEVLSEATRQKFAEAEQMLKAKGYETFNPTTSGLGGYAEYNVKNAMYKTSFYQEILLCDLVQLAQCDAIYMLADWSESNGANVELDFAVATGKQRFWEGEEDAKVFCDDAGNYTDVWMPIEREP, encoded by the coding sequence ATGAAAGTATACATCAGCGGAAAGATAGGTGAGGAGGTGCTCAGCGAAGCCACCCGCCAGAAGTTTGCCGAGGCGGAGCAGATGCTGAAGGCAAAGGGCTATGAGACGTTCAACCCGACCACGAGCGGTCTGGGAGGTTATGCAGAATACAATGTGAAGAACGCGATGTACAAGACATCGTTCTATCAGGAGATCCTGCTGTGCGACCTGGTGCAGCTGGCACAGTGCGATGCCATTTATATGCTGGCCGACTGGTCAGAGTCGAACGGTGCCAACGTTGAGTTGGACTTTGCCGTTGCCACAGGCAAGCAGCGGTTCTGGGAAGGCGAAGAGGACGCCAAGGTGTTCTGCGACGATGCCGGGAATTACACCGATGTATGGATGCCAATTGAGAGAGAGCCATGA